The Polyangiaceae bacterium DNA window CGCAGTGCACCGCCTCAAGGGATGCTCGCGTGTGGAGCGCGGTGAGATCCGTTGCTGTCAGATTTGGCGTTGGCAGATTTCGTGCAGGGGCCAATTCAATCGACGTCGCGCTCGGAGCGCGCAATGAACAACCATTCTCCCGCGGAGCTGCAGAGCGAATGTCTCGCAGCGTGATACGCAGAGCGGCAGCGCAGTTCCATGCGCGCCACGCAAGGAGGTCACGATGAGGATGTTCGGCTTCATCGGCAATCGCCAGGATCTGGGTGCTCGAATCCTCGAGCTCACACCAGCCGTACTGCGAGTCGAGGCTCCCAAGGGGCAGCCACTTGGCTGGGGTATTGGCTTCTATCAATCGGGAGAGGTGCTACTTCGCCGGCGTCCCCTCGATGAGCGCCCAGTCATCGACTTGATGGAGGTCACTCACGGGGTCAAGAGCGACGTGCTCATTGGGCACGTCCGCATGCCCACGATCGGAAATCTCCGCACGGAAAATACTCACCCGTTCCGCTATCGCCAGTGGCTGATGGCGCAGACAGGGACGATCGCCGGCTTCGATCGTGTGCGTGAGCGAATGCTCGAATCGCAGCCTGAGTTCTTGCGTAGGAACGTGCGTGGCGACACCGATAGCGAGTGCTTCTTCTACCTCTTCTTGTCGTTCCTGCATGACGCTGGTCACTTGGATGACGAGTGGGTGAACCCGGAGCACGTCCGCGCTGCGCTGCGTTCAGCCATCGCGCTGGTCGATCGCCTCACAGCAGAAGTCGGCGAGCCAGAGAAGCGCGGAGATCTGCTTCTGACGAACGGCGAGCAGCTGTTCGCGGTTCACCGGGGCGACGGCATGGGACTTCGCCGCATCGAGGGCAAGGCCGAGGTGGAGGAACTGTTTGGTGAAGACCGCCTCACCTCGGGCGGCATTCCGGCGATCGAGTCGACACGGTTCTACGTCGTCAGCTCAGGCGCCCCCGACCTACCAGAGCGCTGGGAGCGGGTGGCCGAGGACACCATCCTGACCTTGTCGCGCACAGAGGACCCCGAGCAAGAACCGCTGTAGTAGTATGGCGCGGTGATCCGCTCGCTGGAAATCCGGCTTACATCTCCGAGACGCACTTCGACGCTGGGTCTCTGCGCGTTCACCGTGGGCTTGTGCCTTGGTGGCTGCGCGAGCGCCGGCCCGCCGCAGTTCGAGAGTGTCACCAGCTTTGACGAGGATGCCGAGCGGCACCCGGCTGGCGTCTCGGTCGATCCGGTGAGCGAGCTACCCCCGAGTCAGGAAAAGGCAGACACCAGCTCGGGCGTGATCGTCTTGAACACACCCGCGGACCCTGCTCAAGGGCGCGAGGCGGTGCGGCGCTTCTTCCGCGCCGTGGTGACGGAGTCGACGGAAGATCTCGAAGCGGAGCTGGGAGACAACGCGTTGATCCAGCTGAGCTCGGGCGCGCGCCTTCCGGTCGCAGCCTTCTGGCGTCAGCGATTCGCGACGTTGGACTACGCTGGCCTCGCCGGCTCTCCGCTGTTCCGTGAACGGGACATGGAGACGTACCGAGGCTCTGATCTCAAGCAGCTCGGGGGTCGCCGGCGTTTCCCTCTCGCGGTTCCGGAAGACTCGGTGCTCGTCAAGGTGAAGCTTGCAATCACCCGCAGTGGCCGAACGCGCATCTTTGCTGACGAGATCTACTTCCTGCTCCGACCCAGCAGCGACGGCTACAAGATCAGCGAAGTCGTCGAGGATTTCCAACTGCCATGACCCTTCCTGTAGCGACTCACTGCAACAGCTGCGGAACGCCGGTTGGCAGCGCTTCAGGGCGTTGTCCTCGTTGTGGCGCCTCGCTCGGTGCGCTGCCCGAATTGCAGTCGGTGTCGCAGCTCGCACCATCACTCC harbors:
- a CDS encoding class II glutamine amidotransferase — its product is MRMFGFIGNRQDLGARILELTPAVLRVEAPKGQPLGWGIGFYQSGEVLLRRRPLDERPVIDLMEVTHGVKSDVLIGHVRMPTIGNLRTENTHPFRYRQWLMAQTGTIAGFDRVRERMLESQPEFLRRNVRGDTDSECFFYLFLSFLHDAGHLDDEWVNPEHVRAALRSAIALVDRLTAEVGEPEKRGDLLLTNGEQLFAVHRGDGMGLRRIEGKAEVEELFGEDRLTSGGIPAIESTRFYVVSSGAPDLPERWERVAEDTILTLSRTEDPEQEPL